The Comamonas sp. GB3 AK4-5 genome includes a region encoding these proteins:
- the metE gene encoding 5-methyltetrahydropteroyltriglutamate--homocysteine S-methyltransferase — protein MTTIHNLGFPRIGAQRELKFALESYWKGESSRDALQQLGAELRARHWADQQGLDLVPVGDFSFYDQVLDTSFTLGHLPERVQGFHGDALDNYFRVARGRSAKGGEEHSGCCGGVAAGEMTKWFDTNYHYIVPEFTAATQFKLDASRLLAQLAEAKAQGVQSKPVLIGPVTYLAIGKAKDDSNKLALLERILPVYAELLEQLAAQGVEWVQMDEPILVTELDADWQHAFNLAYHQLKSAKIKILVATYFGQLLDNKHLAANLPVAGLHVDAVNGSRDDVQQLIGLLPGHKVLSVGVISGRNIWKSDLVAVLDWIEPLADRLGERLWIAPSCSLLHVPVDLNSEQKLDAEVKSWLAFALQKLEELRVLGKALTQGRDAVRNELAANAAALAARRASPRVHNPAVRAAVAQITAKLGQRQQPYSVRAAKQAALLKLPAFPTTTIGSFPQTAEIRQARSAFKAGRLDAAGYQAAMRAEIARSVREQEALGLDVLVHGEAERNDMVEYFGEQLDGYVFSQFGWVQSYGSRCVKPPILFGDISRQNHGTKAMTVEWTTYAQSLTDKPMKGMLTGPVTILNWSFVRDDQPRSLSCYQLALAMRQEVLDLEKAGVQVIQIDEAALREGLPLRKSQWKTYLDWAVEAFRITANGVQDATQIHTHMCYSEFNDIIASIADMDADVITIETSRSDMELLAAFEHFQYPNEIGPGVYDIHSPNIPSEAHIVNLMRKAAERIPAQRLWVNPDCGLKTRQWPEVVAALTHMVAAAKTLRQSV, from the coding sequence ATGACGACCATCCACAACCTCGGCTTTCCCCGCATCGGCGCCCAGCGTGAACTGAAGTTCGCGCTGGAGTCCTACTGGAAGGGCGAGTCCTCCCGCGACGCACTGCAGCAGTTGGGTGCCGAACTGCGTGCCCGCCACTGGGCCGACCAGCAAGGCCTGGACCTGGTGCCCGTGGGCGATTTTTCTTTTTACGACCAGGTGCTGGACACCAGCTTCACCCTGGGCCATCTGCCCGAGCGTGTGCAGGGCTTCCACGGCGATGCGCTGGACAACTATTTCCGCGTGGCCCGTGGTCGTTCGGCCAAGGGTGGGGAGGAGCACAGCGGCTGCTGTGGCGGCGTGGCCGCAGGTGAGATGACCAAGTGGTTTGACACCAACTACCACTACATCGTCCCCGAGTTCACCGCCGCCACCCAGTTCAAGCTGGACGCCTCGCGCCTGCTGGCGCAACTGGCCGAAGCCAAGGCCCAGGGCGTGCAGTCCAAGCCCGTGCTCATCGGCCCCGTGACCTATCTGGCCATCGGCAAGGCCAAGGACGACTCCAACAAGCTGGCGCTGCTGGAGCGCATATTGCCCGTGTACGCCGAGCTGCTGGAGCAACTGGCCGCCCAGGGTGTGGAGTGGGTGCAGATGGACGAGCCCATTCTGGTGACCGAGCTGGATGCCGATTGGCAGCATGCCTTCAACCTGGCCTATCACCAGCTCAAGAGCGCCAAAATCAAGATTCTGGTGGCCACTTATTTCGGCCAGCTACTGGACAACAAGCATCTGGCGGCCAACCTGCCCGTGGCCGGTCTGCATGTGGATGCCGTTAACGGCAGCCGCGACGATGTGCAGCAACTCATCGGCCTGCTGCCCGGGCACAAGGTGCTGTCGGTGGGCGTGATCAGCGGCCGCAACATCTGGAAGAGCGATCTGGTCGCCGTGCTGGACTGGATCGAGCCGCTGGCCGATCGCCTGGGCGAGCGTTTGTGGATTGCGCCGTCGTGCTCGCTGCTGCATGTGCCGGTGGACCTGAACAGCGAGCAAAAACTGGATGCGGAAGTGAAGTCCTGGCTGGCCTTTGCGCTGCAAAAGCTGGAGGAGCTGCGCGTGCTGGGCAAGGCGCTCACGCAAGGTCGCGATGCCGTCCGCAATGAGCTGGCCGCCAACGCCGCTGCCCTGGCGGCCCGCCGCGCCTCGCCGCGCGTGCACAACCCCGCCGTGCGCGCTGCGGTGGCCCAGATCACGGCCAAGCTGGGGCAGCGCCAGCAGCCCTATAGCGTGCGTGCCGCCAAGCAGGCCGCGCTACTCAAGCTGCCCGCTTTTCCCACCACCACCATCGGCTCCTTTCCGCAGACCGCAGAAATCCGCCAGGCCCGCAGTGCCTTCAAGGCCGGCCGCCTGGACGCTGCCGGCTACCAGGCCGCGATGCGTGCCGAGATCGCACGCAGCGTGCGTGAGCAGGAGGCCCTGGGTCTGGATGTATTGGTGCATGGCGAGGCCGAGCGCAACGACATGGTGGAGTACTTTGGCGAACAGCTCGATGGCTATGTCTTCAGCCAGTTCGGCTGGGTGCAGTCCTATGGCTCGCGCTGCGTGAAGCCGCCGATTCTGTTTGGCGATATCAGCCGCCAGAACCATGGCACCAAGGCCATGACGGTGGAGTGGACCACGTACGCCCAGTCGCTGACGGACAAGCCCATGAAGGGCATGCTGACCGGCCCGGTCACCATCCTGAACTGGTCGTTTGTGCGTGACGACCAGCCGCGTTCGCTGTCCTGCTACCAGCTGGCGCTGGCGATGCGGCAGGAGGTGCTGGACCTGGAAAAAGCCGGCGTGCAGGTGATCCAGATCGACGAGGCCGCGCTGCGCGAAGGCCTGCCGCTGCGCAAGTCGCAGTGGAAGACCTATCTGGACTGGGCCGTGGAGGCCTTCCGGATCACCGCCAACGGCGTGCAGGATGCAACGCAAATCCACACCCATATGTGCTATTCGGAGTTCAACGACATCATCGCCTCGATCGCCGACATGGACGCCGATGTCATCACCATCGAAACCTCGCGCTCGGACATGGAACTGCTGGCTGCCTTCGAGCATTTCCAGTACCCCAACGAAATCGGCCCCGGTGTGTACGACATCCACTCGCCCAACATCCCTTCCGAGGCGCATATCGTCAACCTGATGCGAAAGGCCGCCGAGCGCATCCCGGCACAGCGTCTCTGGGTCAACCCCGACTGCGGTTTGAAGACCCGCCAATGGCCCGAGGTGGTGGCTGCGCTGACCCATATGGTGGCCGCCGCCAAGACGCTGCGCCAGAGCGTTTGA
- a CDS encoding OmpA family protein, translating to MNPLKQSGHAAVCPEWSRSSVACAAALVLLGSSAAWASQPEADTQQGKRVDNARQMTVAMPPPSEQVPQGFGYALPSGVTRADAEAMRAANATLPQAPAQQAVALAESDTSGALFASGKADLTAASLSALDAVVAQLQGKQGVRIAVEGHTDSQRLAPQTKRLFRDNQGLSEARALAVASYLRRGLGLPAEAVAMSGKGEAQPVASNANPQGMAQNRRVIITLWWDEVAAPVAAPAPVVAAPADACAPARETADLPFRITVDGEDMSGAAVNEADRQRCVDVALERADIQIKYDDLAAKPALNVWAATDVTLRGEAVQFRGWSNYASWIDKAEVRVFRKGEPTDGKALAVLPLHWETTTAWTVPVEGQDEYIYVLRVYDRKGRFDETATKSLNIATRARPLNDLDKPSREALVGWGENALHVSNIPVRGGTITVSGTKIKPGETVTVLGQQIPVDDNGRFVARQILATGPHGVDVSVKGTDGRTATFRRNVSIPDNDWFYVAVGDLTIGQNKTTGPAELVTNDLQHYRDNTYVDGRGAFYLKGKIKGEWLLTAAADTREQPLKDLFSNFTAKDPRYLLRRIDPDAYYPVYGDDSTTVDDAPTQGKFFVRLEKGESQVMWGNFQTSWSGSELIQYSRGLYGARLKLRSEDATGFGERRTGLDAFAADPGTMGAREEFRGTGGSLYYMRHQDVTVGSERVWVEVRDRDSGMVIERRQLAPGQDYEVNYLQGRIMLSAPLPSTASAGGIIYTSALSGNPLHLVVTYEYVPGVSAVDSMAYGGRVSHWVNDHLRVGLTGYRQGEHEYRQTLQGVDATVRVAAGTQVKAEVARSSGVSDITSTSSVDGGYDFNAINGASSANAQAYRVEATLDLAEVTDNHKGQLSAYVQDREKGYSAPGQIAYNGEAIRQMGLKAQLPLTERTTLQAKADDREGDYQTSNNAELGLRHQLGEEWAVTAGMRHDKRQLKMANASPTLSQNGARTDLQLRADYVPLKEGGKPGEKEDWSIYGFVQGTVERTEERDANNRAGVGGQLRLNDRWALNAEASGGNLGAGGMLGADYRISDRSNAYLNYRLESENPDSNYRGRYGSWVTGSNYRLNDSTRLFGEVRATDGAGSQSLVQAFGVDLAPNDRWNFGSKMEFGTISDELGGDYDRKAVGFSTSYKFDGLKYAGAVELRRDKNTNGQTRNTWLMRNSYGQQLSQAWRLLGKFNISRSSNSEGAFYDGNFHEAVLGAAYRPVDNDRWNTLVKLTSYHNVPTAGQLDSNGQIADYAQKSQIFSIDTIWDVKPWVSLGFKYGLRTGKLRMNKTEGEWFSSRADLVVLRADWHWVREWDIVTELRNLRVKEAQDSRAGALVAVYKHVGKHVKAGVGYNFTNYSDDLTDLSYRSRGWFINVLSTF from the coding sequence ATGAACCCGTTGAAGCAAAGCGGGCACGCTGCGGTGTGCCCCGAGTGGAGTCGTTCGTCTGTCGCTTGCGCAGCTGCCCTGGTGCTGCTGGGCAGCAGCGCCGCCTGGGCCAGCCAGCCAGAGGCTGACACCCAGCAAGGCAAGCGCGTGGATAACGCGCGCCAGATGACGGTGGCCATGCCGCCGCCGTCCGAGCAGGTGCCGCAAGGCTTTGGCTACGCACTGCCCTCCGGGGTGACGCGGGCCGATGCCGAGGCCATGCGCGCCGCCAATGCCACGTTGCCCCAGGCCCCGGCCCAGCAGGCCGTGGCCTTGGCGGAGTCCGATACTTCGGGGGCCTTGTTTGCCTCCGGCAAGGCCGATCTGACGGCTGCATCGCTGTCCGCGCTGGACGCCGTCGTGGCGCAGTTGCAAGGCAAGCAGGGTGTGCGCATTGCCGTGGAGGGCCACACCGACAGCCAGCGTCTGGCACCGCAGACCAAGCGCTTGTTCCGTGACAACCAAGGCCTGTCCGAAGCGCGTGCCCTGGCCGTGGCCAGCTATTTGCGCCGTGGTCTGGGCCTGCCGGCCGAGGCCGTGGCCATGAGCGGCAAGGGCGAGGCCCAGCCCGTGGCCAGCAATGCCAACCCCCAGGGCATGGCGCAGAACCGCCGCGTCATCATCACTCTGTGGTGGGACGAGGTCGCCGCGCCCGTGGCGGCCCCTGCGCCTGTCGTGGCCGCCCCGGCCGATGCCTGCGCCCCGGCGCGGGAGACGGCCGATCTGCCTTTCCGCATCACCGTGGATGGCGAGGACATGTCCGGCGCTGCCGTGAACGAGGCCGACCGCCAGCGCTGCGTGGACGTGGCCCTGGAGCGTGCCGACATCCAGATCAAGTACGACGACCTGGCTGCCAAGCCGGCGCTGAACGTGTGGGCCGCCACCGATGTGACGCTGCGTGGCGAGGCCGTGCAGTTCCGCGGTTGGAGCAACTACGCCAGCTGGATTGACAAGGCCGAGGTGCGCGTCTTCCGCAAGGGCGAGCCCACCGATGGCAAGGCGCTGGCCGTGCTGCCGCTGCACTGGGAAACCACCACGGCCTGGACCGTGCCGGTGGAAGGCCAGGACGAATACATCTATGTGCTGCGTGTTTACGACCGCAAGGGCCGCTTCGATGAAACGGCGACCAAGTCGCTGAACATCGCCACCCGTGCACGGCCTTTGAACGATCTGGACAAGCCCAGCCGCGAGGCACTGGTGGGCTGGGGCGAGAACGCGCTGCATGTCAGCAACATCCCCGTGCGCGGCGGCACCATCACCGTCAGTGGCACCAAGATCAAGCCCGGTGAAACCGTCACCGTGCTGGGCCAGCAGATTCCCGTGGACGACAACGGCCGCTTTGTGGCGCGCCAGATTCTGGCCACCGGTCCGCATGGTGTGGATGTGAGCGTCAAGGGCACGGACGGCCGCACAGCCACCTTCCGCCGCAACGTCTCCATCCCTGACAACGACTGGTTCTATGTGGCCGTGGGCGATCTGACCATAGGCCAGAACAAGACCACCGGTCCGGCCGAGTTGGTCACCAACGACCTGCAGCACTACCGCGACAACACCTATGTGGACGGGCGCGGAGCTTTTTATCTCAAGGGCAAGATCAAGGGCGAATGGCTGCTGACGGCCGCTGCCGACACGCGCGAGCAGCCCTTGAAAGACCTGTTCAGCAACTTCACCGCCAAGGACCCGCGCTATCTGCTGCGCCGCATTGATCCCGATGCGTATTACCCGGTCTATGGCGACGACAGCACCACGGTGGACGATGCGCCCACCCAGGGCAAGTTTTTTGTGCGCCTGGAAAAGGGTGAATCCCAGGTCATGTGGGGTAACTTTCAGACCTCGTGGAGCGGCTCGGAGCTGATCCAGTATTCGCGTGGTCTGTACGGTGCGCGTCTCAAGCTGCGCTCGGAAGATGCCACCGGCTTCGGCGAGCGCCGCACAGGCCTGGACGCCTTTGCGGCCGACCCCGGCACCATGGGTGCGCGCGAGGAATTCCGTGGCACGGGTGGCTCGCTTTACTACATGCGCCACCAGGATGTGACCGTGGGTTCGGAACGCGTGTGGGTGGAAGTGCGTGACCGTGACTCGGGCATGGTGATAGAGCGCCGCCAACTGGCGCCCGGCCAGGACTACGAGGTTAACTACCTGCAGGGCCGCATCATGCTGAGCGCACCCCTGCCATCGACTGCGTCGGCGGGCGGCATCATCTACACCAGCGCGCTGTCGGGCAATCCGCTGCACCTGGTGGTGACCTACGAATACGTGCCGGGCGTGAGCGCGGTGGACTCCATGGCCTATGGTGGCCGTGTCAGCCACTGGGTGAATGACCATTTGCGTGTGGGCCTAACAGGCTACCGCCAGGGCGAGCATGAATACCGCCAGACGCTGCAAGGCGTGGATGCCACAGTGCGTGTGGCAGCCGGCACGCAGGTCAAGGCCGAGGTGGCCCGTTCCAGCGGTGTCAGCGACATCACCAGCACCTCATCGGTGGATGGTGGCTACGACTTCAACGCCATCAACGGCGCCAGCTCGGCCAATGCCCAGGCCTACCGCGTGGAAGCCACGCTGGACCTGGCCGAAGTCACCGACAACCACAAGGGCCAGCTCAGCGCCTATGTGCAGGACCGGGAAAAAGGCTATTCGGCCCCCGGCCAAATCGCCTACAACGGCGAGGCCATTCGGCAAATGGGCCTGAAGGCCCAGCTGCCGCTGACCGAGCGCACCACGCTGCAGGCCAAGGCCGATGACCGCGAGGGCGACTACCAAACTTCCAATAACGCTGAACTGGGCCTGCGCCATCAGCTGGGTGAGGAATGGGCCGTCACGGCCGGCATGCGCCACGACAAGCGCCAGCTGAAGATGGCCAACGCCAGCCCTACGCTGTCGCAAAACGGTGCCCGTACCGACCTGCAGCTGCGCGCCGACTACGTGCCGCTGAAGGAAGGCGGCAAGCCTGGCGAGAAGGAAGACTGGTCCATCTACGGTTTTGTGCAAGGCACGGTGGAGCGCACCGAAGAGCGCGATGCCAACAACCGCGCCGGCGTGGGCGGCCAGCTGCGCCTGAACGATCGCTGGGCGCTGAATGCCGAAGCCTCGGGTGGCAACCTGGGCGCGGGCGGCATGTTGGGCGCGGACTACCGCATCAGCGACCGCAGCAATGCCTATTTGAACTACCGCCTGGAAAGCGAGAACCCGGACAGCAACTACCGTGGCCGCTACGGCAGCTGGGTGACGGGCTCCAACTACCGCCTCAACGACAGCACACGCCTCTTTGGCGAGGTGCGCGCCACCGATGGTGCGGGCTCGCAAAGCCTGGTACAGGCCTTTGGTGTGGACCTGGCGCCGAACGACCGCTGGAACTTCGGCTCCAAGATGGAGTTCGGCACCATCAGCGATGAGCTGGGTGGCGACTACGACCGCAAGGCCGTGGGCTTCTCGACCAGCTACAAGTTCGACGGTCTGAAGTACGCTGGTGCCGTGGAACTGCGCCGTGACAAAAACACCAACGGCCAGACCCGCAACACCTGGTTGATGCGCAACAGCTATGGCCAGCAGCTGAGCCAGGCCTGGCGTTTGCTGGGCAAGTTCAACATCTCGCGCAGCAGCAATTCGGAAGGTGCTTTCTATGACGGCAACTTCCACGAAGCCGTGCTGGGTGCGGCCTACCGCCCCGTGGACAACGATCGCTGGAACACCCTGGTCAAGCTGACCAGCTACCACAACGTGCCCACGGCAGGTCAGCTGGACAGCAATGGCCAGATCGCCGACTACGCGCAGAAAAGCCAGATCTTCTCCATCGACACCATCTGGGACGTCAAGCCCTGGGTGTCGCTGGGCTTCAAGTACGGCCTGCGCACAGGCAAGCTGCGCATGAACAAGACCGAGGGTGAATGGTTCTCCAGCCGTGCCGACCTGGTGGTGCTGCGTGCAGACTGGCACTGGGTGCGCGAATGGGACATCGTGACCGAGCTGCGCAATCTGCGCGTCAAGGAAGCGCAGGACTCCCGCGCCGGCGCGCTGGTGGCTGTCTACAAGCATGTGGGCAAGCATGTGAAGGCAGGCGTGGGCTATAACTTCACCAACTACTCGGACGATTTGACCGATCTGTCCTACCGCAGCCGAGGTTGGTTTATCAACGTGCTGAGCACGTTCTGA
- a CDS encoding LysR family transcriptional regulator — protein sequence MLERIHLAIVQEVEKQGSLTAAADVLCVTQSALSHSMKKLENQLGTDIWLREGRSLRLTQAGQYLLAVAGRVLPQLDLAETRLQQYAQGERGALRIGMECHPCYQWLLKIVSPYLAAWPDVDVDVKQKFQFGGIGALFGYEIDLLVTPDPLDKPGIVFQPVFDYEQVLAVARNHPLAQRAQVRPKDLAGEVLITYPVATERLDIFNQFLLPQNITPRRHKTIETTDIMMQMVASGRGVTALPRWLVEEYASKMDVVPVRLGAKGIPKQIYLGAREADLQTDYVQAFIALAKSATPAVSADR from the coding sequence ATGCTCGAACGCATCCACCTGGCCATCGTCCAGGAAGTCGAAAAACAGGGCTCGCTGACCGCCGCCGCCGATGTGCTGTGCGTGACCCAATCGGCGCTGAGCCACAGCATGAAAAAGCTGGAAAACCAGCTGGGCACCGACATCTGGCTGCGCGAAGGCCGCAGCCTGCGCCTGACCCAGGCCGGCCAGTATTTGCTGGCCGTGGCGGGCCGCGTGCTGCCCCAACTGGACCTGGCCGAAACCCGGCTGCAGCAATACGCCCAGGGTGAGCGCGGCGCTTTGCGCATCGGCATGGAATGCCACCCCTGCTACCAGTGGCTGCTGAAAATCGTCTCGCCCTATCTGGCCGCCTGGCCCGATGTGGATGTGGACGTGAAGCAGAAATTTCAGTTCGGCGGCATCGGCGCGCTGTTTGGCTATGAGATCGATTTGCTGGTGACGCCCGACCCGCTGGACAAGCCCGGCATCGTGTTTCAGCCGGTGTTCGACTACGAACAGGTGCTGGCCGTGGCGCGCAATCACCCGCTGGCCCAGCGCGCCCAGGTGCGGCCCAAGGATTTGGCGGGCGAGGTACTGATCACCTACCCCGTGGCCACGGAGCGGCTGGACATCTTCAACCAGTTTCTGCTGCCCCAGAACATCACACCACGCCGCCACAAAACCATCGAAACCACGGACATCATGATGCAGATGGTGGCCAGTGGCCGCGGCGTCACGGCACTGCCGCGCTGGCTAGTGGAGGAATACGCCAGCAAGATGGATGTGGTGCCGGTGCGCCTGGGCGCCAAAGGCATACCCAAGCAGATCTACCTGGGCGCACGCGAGGCCGATTTGCAGACCGACTATGTGCAGGCTTTTATCGCGCTGGCCAAAAGCGCCACGCCTGCCGTCTCAGCAGACCGGTGA